The Comamonas sp. GB3 AK4-5 genome includes a region encoding these proteins:
- a CDS encoding C40 family peptidase, giving the protein MSKWLPVFILACAGVGAHAAPAAESGDDLGRFMAQRGFIGQIQNAGHQVADKTGQLLTTAMGLIGVPYRRGGTSEETGFDCSGFVRAIYQKTAGLTLPRLSAEQAAATEAIKKQDLKPGDLVFFNTMRRAFSHVGIYVGEGKFIHAPRTGASVRVESMESSYWATRFNGARRVDISNPNLMDSLGGPQS; this is encoded by the coding sequence ATGTCCAAGTGGTTACCTGTTTTTATCCTCGCTTGTGCCGGTGTCGGCGCACATGCCGCCCCCGCCGCAGAAAGTGGTGATGACCTGGGCCGCTTCATGGCGCAACGTGGCTTTATCGGCCAGATCCAGAACGCCGGCCACCAGGTGGCCGACAAGACGGGTCAGCTGCTGACCACCGCCATGGGCCTGATCGGCGTGCCTTACCGCCGTGGCGGCACCTCCGAAGAGACCGGTTTTGATTGCAGCGGCTTTGTCCGTGCCATCTACCAAAAAACCGCTGGCCTCACCCTGCCCCGCCTCTCTGCCGAGCAGGCTGCCGCCACCGAGGCCATCAAAAAGCAAGACTTGAAGCCGGGTGATCTGGTGTTCTTCAACACCATGCGCCGTGCATTCAGTCATGTGGGCATTTATGTGGGCGAAGGCAAGTTCATCCACGCCCCCCGCACCGGCGCCAGCGTGCGTGTGGAAAGCATGGAGAGCTCGTACTGGGCCACCCGTTTCAACGGTGCCCGCCGTGTGGACATCAGCAATCCCAATCTGATGGACAGCCTGGGCGGCCCGCAAAGCTGA
- a CDS encoding isochorismatase family protein, which produces MLLEVDDCQLVLVDYQEKLMPVIHEHALVTANAVRLAQLARLMEVPVFGTEQNPSRLGGNVPAVRDLCDRTLSKMSFSAVPDGLLDWLRPPAKPQQGRNARSLPKHLQKPVQTQPEMERSTIVIAGCEAHVCLMQTALELLEAELDVWVVTDACSSRTERNRDAAFDRLAGAGAELVTTEMVAFEWLRSCEHPAFKDMLALVK; this is translated from the coding sequence ATGCTGCTTGAAGTTGATGACTGCCAACTGGTCCTGGTGGACTACCAGGAAAAGCTGATGCCGGTGATCCACGAGCACGCCCTGGTCACCGCCAATGCCGTGCGCCTGGCCCAACTGGCCCGGCTGATGGAGGTGCCCGTTTTTGGCACCGAACAAAACCCCAGCCGCCTGGGCGGCAACGTGCCTGCCGTGCGTGATCTGTGCGATCGCACCCTGTCCAAGATGAGCTTCAGCGCCGTGCCCGACGGCCTGCTGGACTGGCTGCGTCCGCCCGCCAAGCCCCAGCAGGGCCGCAATGCCCGCAGCCTGCCCAAGCATCTGCAAAAGCCGGTGCAGACCCAGCCCGAGATGGAGCGCAGCACCATTGTGATTGCCGGCTGCGAGGCCCATGTCTGCCTGATGCAGACGGCGCTGGAGCTGCTGGAAGCCGAGCTGGATGTGTGGGTGGTGACCGACGCCTGCAGCTCACGCACCGAACGCAACCGCGATGCCGCCTTCGACCGCCTGGCTGGCGCTGGCGCCGAGCTGGTGACCACGGAAATGGTGGCCTTTGAATGGCTGCGCAGCTGCGAGCACCCGGCCTTCAAGGACATGCTGGCGCTGGTGAAATAA
- a CDS encoding propionate--CoA ligase yields the protein MSSFADFHTRSISEQERESFWAEQAKLVDWKVAPTQACDYSTPPFARWFPDGVTNLCHNALDRHLPALKDQPALIAISTETDTERTYTYGELHAEVQRMAAVLQSFGVQKGDRVQIYMPMVAEAVFAMLASVRLGAIHSVVFGGFASVSLASRIDDAQPKVIVSTDAGSRGGRVVAYKPLLDEALQLSSHKPEAVLMVNRGLAPMQMQAGRDHDWAALRAQHLDAQVACTWVQSTDPSYILYTSGTTGKPKGVQRDTGGYTVALTSSMQHIFHAKQGQTFFCTSDIGWVVGHSYIIYAPLLAGMATVLYEGLPVRPDAGIWWSLVEKYRITHMFSAPTAIRVLKKQDPSFLTKYDLSSLQALWLAGEPLDEPTAQWISSAIGVPIVDNYWQTETGWPIMTLCNGVEKQASRFGSPGRAVYGYNVKLINETTGEELTAPNEKGVLAIEGPLPPGCLQTVWGDDERFINTYWKSIPGRTIYSTFDWGVRDADGYYFILGRTDDVINVAGHRLGTREIEESISAHPGIAEVAVVGVADKLKGQAAMAFAVPRDPASMATPEARAKLEAEVMKQVDGQLGAVARPSRVLLVGMLPKTRSGKLLRRALQAVAEHRDPGDLTTMEDPAALQQVKELVELG from the coding sequence ATGAGTTCGTTCGCCGATTTCCACACACGTTCCATTTCCGAGCAGGAGCGTGAGTCCTTCTGGGCCGAACAGGCCAAGCTGGTGGACTGGAAAGTTGCACCCACCCAGGCATGTGACTACAGCACCCCCCCATTTGCGCGCTGGTTCCCCGATGGTGTGACCAATCTGTGCCACAACGCCCTGGACCGGCATTTGCCGGCGCTGAAAGACCAGCCGGCGCTGATTGCCATCTCTACCGAGACCGACACCGAGCGCACCTACACCTATGGCGAGCTGCATGCCGAAGTGCAGCGCATGGCCGCCGTGCTGCAGTCATTCGGTGTGCAAAAGGGCGACCGGGTGCAAATCTATATGCCCATGGTGGCCGAGGCCGTTTTTGCCATGCTGGCCAGCGTGCGCCTGGGTGCCATCCACTCCGTGGTGTTTGGCGGCTTTGCCTCGGTGTCGCTGGCCTCGCGCATCGATGACGCCCAGCCCAAGGTGATTGTCAGCACCGATGCCGGCTCGCGCGGTGGCCGTGTCGTGGCCTACAAGCCGCTGCTGGACGAAGCCTTGCAGCTGAGCAGCCACAAACCCGAGGCGGTGCTGATGGTCAACCGCGGTCTGGCGCCCATGCAGATGCAGGCCGGCCGCGACCATGACTGGGCCGCGCTGCGCGCCCAGCATCTGGATGCGCAAGTGGCTTGCACCTGGGTGCAGTCCACCGATCCCAGCTACATCCTCTACACCAGCGGCACCACGGGCAAGCCCAAGGGCGTACAGCGCGACACTGGTGGCTACACCGTGGCGCTGACCTCCAGCATGCAGCACATCTTCCACGCCAAGCAGGGCCAGACTTTTTTCTGCACCAGCGACATCGGCTGGGTGGTGGGCCACAGCTACATCATCTATGCGCCCTTGCTGGCCGGTATGGCCACGGTGTTGTACGAAGGCCTGCCTGTGCGCCCGGACGCCGGCATCTGGTGGAGCCTGGTGGAGAAATACCGCATCACCCATATGTTCTCGGCGCCCACGGCCATACGGGTGCTGAAAAAGCAGGACCCGTCCTTTCTCACCAAGTACGACCTGTCCAGCCTGCAGGCGCTGTGGCTGGCGGGCGAGCCGCTGGACGAGCCCACGGCCCAGTGGATCAGCAGCGCGATTGGCGTGCCCATCGTGGACAACTACTGGCAGACCGAAACCGGCTGGCCCATCATGACGCTGTGCAACGGCGTGGAAAAGCAGGCCAGCCGCTTTGGCAGCCCGGGCCGTGCCGTGTATGGCTACAACGTCAAGCTGATCAACGAGACCACCGGCGAGGAGCTGACGGCGCCGAACGAGAAGGGCGTGCTGGCCATCGAAGGCCCGCTGCCGCCAGGCTGTCTGCAGACCGTGTGGGGTGATGACGAGCGCTTCATCAACACCTACTGGAAGAGCATTCCCGGCCGTACCATCTACAGCACCTTCGACTGGGGCGTGCGCGATGCCGATGGCTATTACTTCATCCTGGGCCGCACCGACGACGTGATCAACGTGGCTGGCCACCGCCTGGGTACGCGTGAGATCGAGGAAAGCATCTCCGCCCACCCCGGCATTGCCGAAGTGGCCGTGGTGGGGGTGGCCGACAAGCTCAAGGGCCAGGCCGCCATGGCCTTTGCCGTGCCGCGCGATCCGGCCAGCATGGCCACGCCCGAGGCGCGTGCCAAGCTGGAGGCCGAGGTGATGAAGCAGGTCGACGGCCAGTTGGGCGCCGTGGCCCGGCCTTCGCGTGTGCTGCTGGTGGGCATGCTGCCCAAGACCCGCAGCGGCAAGCTGCTGCGCCGTGCCCTGCAGGCTGTGGCCGAGCACCGCGACCCGGGCGATCTGACCACCATGGAAGACCCGGCTGCGCTGCAGCAGGTCAAGGAGCTGGTGGAGCTGGGCTGA